A DNA window from Streptomyces sp. B21-083 contains the following coding sequences:
- a CDS encoding NAD(P)-dependent oxidoreductase: protein MSGRPPVIGFVGLGNMGGALASNLARAGFEVVAYDAAGPARTPPGARWAPGAAEVARAAGTVVLSLPDGTVGRQVVGDLADAQDRRVTHVVDTSTVGVTAARELAAMGLAYVDAPVSGGVAGARERRLMVMYAGTDEDCAHVEPVLAGLSDRRRRVGDRAGQAQALKLANNFLSATALAATSEAVAFGRAAGLDPAVMVEVLNASSGRSGATADKFPDEVLSGRYASGFSNTLMSKDVRLYLDEVEQLGGARTVGAVTDAVWEAFSADTPGADFTRIYPFVAGD, encoded by the coding sequence GTGAGCGGGCGACCGCCCGTGATCGGGTTCGTGGGTCTGGGCAACATGGGCGGCGCGCTGGCGTCGAACCTGGCGCGGGCCGGGTTCGAGGTGGTCGCGTACGACGCCGCCGGTCCCGCCCGGACACCGCCGGGTGCCCGCTGGGCGCCAGGAGCGGCGGAGGTGGCACGGGCGGCCGGGACCGTGGTGCTCAGCCTGCCGGACGGAACGGTCGGCAGACAGGTGGTGGGCGATCTCGCGGACGCCCAAGACCGGAGGGTCACCCACGTCGTGGACACCTCGACGGTGGGCGTGACGGCCGCCCGCGAGCTGGCCGCAATGGGCCTGGCGTACGTGGACGCGCCCGTCTCCGGCGGGGTGGCAGGAGCACGCGAACGCAGACTGATGGTCATGTACGCCGGGACCGACGAGGACTGCGCCCACGTGGAGCCGGTGCTGGCCGGGCTCAGCGACCGCCGGCGCAGGGTCGGCGACCGGGCGGGGCAGGCGCAGGCACTGAAGCTGGCCAACAACTTCCTGTCCGCGACCGCGCTCGCGGCGACCAGCGAGGCCGTCGCGTTCGGGCGGGCCGCCGGGCTCGACCCGGCCGTGATGGTGGAGGTGCTGAACGCCTCCAGCGGACGCAGTGGCGCCACCGCCGACAAGTTCCCCGACGAGGTGCTGAGCGGGCGCTACGCCTCCGGGTTCAGCAACACGCTGATGTCCAAGGACGTACGGCTCTATCTGGACGAGGTGGAGCAACTGGGCGGCGCCCGGACCGTGGGGGCGGTGACGGACGCGGTGTGGGAGGCGTTCAGCGCCGACACACCCGGCGCCGACTTCACCCGCATCTACCCCTTCGTGGCCGGGGACTGA
- a CDS encoding TetR/AcrR family transcriptional regulator, giving the protein MSGRPEQILEAALEVLAARGFKGTSIDAVAERAGLTRQGVLHYFPSKQRLLVAVLDFREVLHRENLAGRRVGEDWGGDFAEAVAFEQSHPSLATVHSVVLAEAVTGQEPAADYVRQRARSLQDHLTASLAERYGERMPSGLSAPAAAAAVLALVEGVHQLWLVDPEADRYPQIVRDAVAVLLGVGDGGSGGGGAHVTATAPTTAPPGPQAPATNVGPQSPATKG; this is encoded by the coding sequence GTGTCAGGGCGGCCTGAGCAGATCCTGGAAGCGGCTCTGGAGGTTCTCGCTGCCCGGGGCTTCAAGGGGACCTCGATCGACGCGGTGGCCGAGCGGGCGGGCCTGACCCGCCAGGGCGTCCTGCACTACTTCCCCAGCAAGCAGCGGCTGCTGGTGGCGGTGCTCGACTTCCGTGAAGTGCTGCACCGGGAGAACCTGGCGGGCCGACGGGTCGGCGAGGACTGGGGCGGTGACTTCGCCGAGGCCGTTGCCTTCGAACAGAGCCACCCGTCGCTTGCCACCGTGCACAGCGTGGTGCTGGCCGAGGCGGTCACCGGTCAGGAACCGGCCGCCGACTACGTCCGGCAGCGGGCCCGCTCCTTACAGGATCACCTGACCGCGAGCCTCGCCGAACGGTACGGGGAGCGCATGCCCAGCGGGCTGAGCGCGCCGGCCGCGGCGGCTGCCGTCCTGGCGCTGGTCGAGGGCGTCCACCAGCTGTGGCTGGTGGACCCTGAGGCGGACCGCTATCCGCAGATCGTGCGGGACGCGGTGGCGGTCCTGCTCGGCGTCGGGGACGGCGGCAGCGGTGGTGGGGGCGCTCACGTCACCGCGACCGCCCCCACCACCGCTCCCCCCGGGCCGCAGGCCCCGGCCACGAACGTCGGGCCTCAGTCCCCGGCCACGAAGGGGTAG
- a CDS encoding NAD(P)-dependent oxidoreductase, protein MSREPLRVGFIGLGSQGASMARRLIEAGHPTILWARRPATLAPFADSGAETARSPADLAAASDLVCLCVVDDADVEQVVTGADGVLAGLRRGGVIAVHSTVHPDTCRRLEALARTRGVSLVDAPVSGGGRAAEQGTLVVMAGGDPQVFAYCRPAFATFGDPVVHLGPIGSGQLAKILNNLLFTAQLGLAADALGLGADLGLDRDALSRVLPRGSAASFALDRIADAGGTLDRIAAHAGGLLAKDVRLFAEIADRAGVGGKSELREAALAALALMGR, encoded by the coding sequence ATGAGCAGAGAACCCCTGCGGGTGGGCTTCATCGGACTCGGCAGTCAGGGCGCCTCCATGGCGCGCCGCCTGATCGAGGCGGGCCACCCGACGATCCTGTGGGCCCGCAGACCCGCCACCCTCGCCCCGTTCGCGGACAGCGGCGCCGAAACGGCCCGGTCGCCCGCCGATCTGGCCGCTGCGAGCGACCTGGTGTGCCTGTGTGTCGTCGACGACGCCGACGTCGAGCAGGTCGTCACCGGTGCGGACGGGGTCCTCGCCGGGCTGCGCCGGGGCGGGGTGATCGCCGTCCACTCCACGGTGCACCCCGACACCTGCCGCCGTCTGGAGGCGCTGGCCCGCACGCGTGGTGTCTCCCTCGTGGACGCGCCGGTGAGCGGGGGCGGCCGGGCCGCCGAGCAGGGGACCCTGGTCGTCATGGCGGGCGGCGACCCACAGGTCTTCGCCTACTGCCGGCCGGCGTTCGCCACCTTCGGCGACCCTGTTGTCCACCTCGGCCCAATCGGTTCGGGACAGCTCGCCAAGATCCTCAACAATCTGTTGTTCACCGCCCAGTTGGGGCTGGCCGCCGACGCGCTCGGGCTGGGCGCCGACCTGGGTCTCGACCGCGACGCACTGAGTCGGGTCCTGCCACGCGGCAGCGCGGCCAGCTTCGCGCTGGACCGGATCGCCGACGCGGGCGGCACCCTGGACCGTATCGCCGCCCACGCGGGCGGGCTGCTCGCCAAGGACGTCCGGCTGTTCGCCGAGATCGCGGACCGGGCCGGAGTCGGCGGCAAGTCCGAGCTCCGGGAGGCCGCGCTGGCCGCCCTGGCGTTGATGGGACGGTGA
- a CDS encoding DoxX family protein: MGDATDIAVLVLRLVLGAVMMAHGWNHWRGGAGITGTAGWFAGLGLSRPRLQAWLSVLTEIGAGALLVLGLLTPLACAAVLSVMLVAGLLAHRPHGFFVFKEGYEYVLVLGVLALTLGAWGPGKYAVDTAAGIEVTGWAGAGVVLGVGAAATAGLLALFWRPGRTT; this comes from the coding sequence ATGGGTGACGCCACCGACATCGCTGTGCTCGTGCTGCGCCTGGTACTGGGCGCGGTCATGATGGCGCACGGCTGGAACCACTGGCGCGGCGGGGCCGGCATCACCGGCACCGCGGGTTGGTTCGCCGGACTCGGACTGAGCCGGCCGCGGCTCCAGGCATGGCTGAGCGTCCTCACCGAGATCGGCGCGGGCGCGCTCCTGGTTCTTGGCCTGCTGACACCGCTGGCCTGCGCGGCCGTGCTGTCGGTGATGCTCGTCGCCGGACTGCTCGCGCACCGTCCGCACGGCTTCTTCGTCTTCAAGGAGGGCTACGAGTACGTCCTCGTCCTGGGCGTGCTGGCCCTGACGCTCGGCGCGTGGGGGCCGGGCAAGTACGCGGTGGACACCGCGGCCGGCATCGAGGTGACCGGATGGGCTGGCGCCGGTGTCGTACTCGGGGTGGGCGCGGCGGCGACCGCCGGACTGCTCGCCCTGTTCTGGCGTCCAGGGAGGACAACATGA
- a CDS encoding alpha/beta hydrolase produces MTSLEPELATAVARQIVDVHGVPASALVAEVPRPRAVIVALHGGATTSAYFDHPGHPGLSLLRAAAAAGFTVVALDRPGYGSSAGHEEHMRTPEQRTDFAYAALEALLKDRERGVGVFLWAHSAGSELTVRMASDPRGADLLGVELAGMGRVHHPRALRAMEEWRSDPTRTRPSLRHALWYPQQAYPPDVHGGRRIGASSPAYEGHREGWREELARLAARVEVPVHITLAEHEQVWANGPDGLADLASLFTGSSRVVLHEQAGAGHNTSVGRTALAYHLHVLAFVEECALGVPALPTERGRRNG; encoded by the coding sequence ATGACCTCTCTCGAACCCGAACTGGCCACCGCCGTCGCCCGGCAGATCGTCGACGTGCACGGCGTCCCGGCCTCCGCGCTGGTGGCCGAGGTACCGCGCCCGCGAGCCGTGATCGTGGCGCTGCACGGCGGCGCCACCACCTCGGCCTACTTCGACCACCCCGGCCATCCAGGGCTCTCCCTCCTGCGCGCCGCCGCCGCGGCCGGTTTCACCGTCGTCGCCCTTGACCGCCCCGGCTACGGCAGTTCGGCCGGGCACGAGGAACACATGCGCACGCCCGAACAGCGCACCGACTTCGCGTACGCGGCCCTGGAGGCGTTGCTGAAGGACCGTGAGCGCGGTGTCGGCGTGTTCCTTTGGGCGCACTCGGCGGGCAGCGAACTCACCGTCCGCATGGCGAGCGACCCACGGGGCGCGGACCTGCTGGGCGTCGAGCTGGCCGGGATGGGCCGGGTGCACCACCCCAGAGCCCTCCGGGCGATGGAGGAGTGGCGCAGTGACCCCACCCGCACCCGCCCCAGCCTCCGGCACGCGCTGTGGTACCCGCAGCAGGCCTACCCGCCCGACGTGCACGGCGGACGCCGGATCGGCGCGTCCTCGCCCGCCTACGAGGGGCACCGGGAGGGCTGGCGGGAGGAACTCGCCCGGCTGGCCGCGCGCGTCGAGGTACCGGTCCACATCACCCTCGCCGAACACGAACAGGTGTGGGCCAACGGGCCGGACGGTCTGGCCGACCTCGCCTCGCTGTTCACCGGCTCGTCCCGCGTGGTGCTCCACGAACAGGCGGGCGCGGGGCACAACACCAGCGTCGGCCGCACCGCCCTCGCCTACCATCTGCACGTCCTCGCCTTCGTCGAGGAGTGCGCGCTGGGCGTGCCCGCGCTGCCCACGGAGCGGGGGCGGCGCAATGGGTGA
- a CDS encoding thiolase C-terminal domain-containing protein, which translates to MSGPDEAVRPQPEFRQETEFFWTSGRDGRLRFQACTACRALIHPPQPVCRYCRAHDIQVGEVSGFANLIGFTVNHRFPFPGLPTPFVVAQVAIEEDPRVRLTTNVVDCAPEDLRIGMRMEVVFEQAGEAWLPLFRPCAEQPPAAPLPVDTPVGGHLRTRPAGPRFEDRSVISGAGASRMGRRLMAPPLELTVEACEKAVADAGLTFDDIDGLSSYPGGGAYGGFAEGGVSALESALGIRPVWHNGAGETFGPGGSVIAAMLAVAGGLARHVLCFRTVWEATYGQLVRQGRIRSPGQPGQDGWFKPFGAVSPAMMLAMNAQRHMHRYGTTRETLGRIALNQRANAARHPDAVYRDSLTMDDYLSARPIATPFGLYDCDVPCDASVAVVVSAAECAPDLRRAPVRVEAVGTQIVERPEWDQSTLTHEPQVLGQAAHLWTRTDLRPADVDVALLYDGFTFNCLSWIEALGFCGIGEARDFLDGGKNIAPDGVLPLNPHGGQLSHGRTHGMGLLHEAVLQLRGEADARQVAGARTAVVSSGGLTPSGVLLLRTDV; encoded by the coding sequence TTGAGCGGCCCCGACGAAGCCGTCCGTCCACAGCCGGAGTTCCGCCAGGAGACCGAGTTCTTCTGGACCTCCGGCCGGGACGGACGGCTCCGGTTCCAGGCGTGCACCGCCTGCCGGGCACTGATCCACCCGCCGCAGCCGGTATGCCGGTACTGCCGGGCGCACGACATTCAGGTCGGCGAGGTCTCGGGCTTCGCCAACCTGATCGGCTTCACCGTCAACCACCGCTTCCCCTTCCCCGGTCTCCCCACCCCGTTCGTCGTCGCCCAGGTGGCGATCGAGGAGGACCCGAGGGTGCGGCTGACGACCAACGTCGTCGACTGCGCACCGGAGGATCTGCGGATCGGCATGCGCATGGAGGTGGTTTTCGAGCAGGCCGGTGAGGCCTGGCTGCCGTTGTTCCGGCCGTGCGCCGAACAGCCACCGGCCGCGCCCCTGCCCGTGGACACTCCGGTCGGCGGGCATCTGCGCACCAGACCGGCGGGGCCCAGGTTCGAGGACCGCTCGGTGATCAGCGGCGCCGGCGCCTCGCGCATGGGCCGCCGCCTCATGGCGCCGCCCCTCGAACTCACCGTAGAGGCCTGCGAGAAGGCTGTCGCCGACGCCGGGCTCACCTTCGACGACATCGACGGCCTGTCCAGCTACCCCGGCGGCGGAGCCTACGGCGGCTTCGCCGAGGGCGGGGTGAGCGCCCTGGAGTCCGCGCTCGGTATCCGCCCGGTGTGGCACAACGGGGCGGGGGAGACCTTCGGCCCCGGCGGTTCGGTGATCGCCGCGATGCTCGCGGTCGCGGGCGGACTGGCCCGGCACGTGCTGTGCTTCCGTACGGTGTGGGAGGCGACGTACGGCCAACTCGTCCGGCAGGGCAGGATCCGCTCGCCGGGGCAGCCGGGCCAGGACGGCTGGTTCAAGCCCTTCGGCGCCGTCTCGCCCGCGATGATGCTCGCGATGAACGCCCAGCGGCACATGCACCGTTACGGCACGACCCGCGAGACCCTCGGCCGGATCGCCCTCAACCAGCGGGCGAACGCGGCCCGCCACCCGGACGCCGTCTACCGTGACTCGCTCACGATGGACGACTACCTCTCGGCTCGCCCCATCGCGACGCCCTTCGGCCTGTACGACTGTGACGTCCCCTGCGACGCCTCGGTGGCCGTCGTCGTCTCCGCCGCCGAGTGCGCGCCCGACCTCCGCAGGGCGCCCGTACGCGTCGAGGCCGTCGGTACGCAGATCGTCGAGCGCCCCGAGTGGGACCAGTCCACCCTCACTCACGAACCCCAGGTGCTCGGCCAGGCCGCCCACCTGTGGACCCGTACCGATCTGCGCCCCGCCGACGTGGACGTGGCGCTGCTGTACGACGGCTTCACCTTCAACTGCCTGTCCTGGATCGAGGCGCTCGGCTTCTGCGGTATCGGCGAGGCCCGCGACTTCCTGGACGGCGGCAAGAACATCGCCCCCGACGGGGTGCTGCCGCTCAACCCGCACGGCGGCCAGCTCTCCCACGGCCGGACCCACGGCATGGGCCTGCTGCACGAGGCCGTACTCCAGCTGCGCGGCGAGGCCGACGCCCGTCAGGTGGCGGGCGCCCGCACCGCGGTCGTCTCCAGCGGAGGCCTCACCCCCAGCGGAGTACTCCTGCTCAGGACGGACGTATGA
- a CDS encoding cytochrome P450, which yields MTAPDTSGDEARKQPRVHFDRHAPEYRDRFEEQTREFHSGCPLAWTDTYGGHFVAAGNRELLAFARAGATLSNDHDVHGERRGYQGISIPAPPRGRGFRGGFLEMDPPEQRAYRTALNPYLSPAAVQRWIPFIDDVARACIDEHIESGRIDFVDDLANIVPAVFTLAMMGIPLKKWELYNEPAHAGVYTPPTSPEMARVVEGHMAMMSDIATTLQEVRAHRRPGLADALARMEIDGAAPPEPDLVGALALLIGGGFDTTTALTAHSLEWLSQHPGERARLSGERDALLDTATEEFLRYFTPAPGDGRTVAEDCAIAGTEFKEGDRVWLSWAMANRDPQVFTDPDDVDLARGGNRHTAFGLGLHRCIGSNVARTVFKRMLIQVLDRMPDFVCDPEGTVHYETIGVIQGMRHLPATFTPGPRLGPGLAETLETLQQACDEQGLAEPVTVRKAEAKIR from the coding sequence ATGACCGCACCGGACACCAGTGGCGACGAAGCCCGTAAGCAGCCTCGTGTCCACTTCGACCGGCACGCCCCCGAGTACCGTGACCGGTTCGAGGAGCAGACCCGGGAGTTTCACTCCGGCTGTCCGCTCGCCTGGACCGACACCTATGGTGGGCACTTCGTGGCCGCGGGCAACCGCGAGCTGCTCGCCTTCGCCCGCGCGGGCGCGACCCTGTCCAACGATCACGACGTGCACGGCGAGCGCCGCGGCTACCAGGGCATCAGTATCCCGGCCCCGCCCCGCGGCAGAGGCTTCCGCGGCGGCTTCCTGGAGATGGACCCGCCCGAGCAGCGCGCCTACCGCACCGCCCTCAACCCCTACCTGTCCCCGGCAGCTGTCCAGCGGTGGATCCCGTTCATCGACGACGTCGCCCGCGCCTGCATCGACGAACACATCGAGTCGGGCCGGATCGACTTCGTCGACGACCTCGCCAACATCGTCCCGGCCGTCTTCACCCTCGCCATGATGGGCATCCCGCTGAAGAAGTGGGAGCTGTACAACGAGCCCGCCCACGCCGGCGTCTACACCCCGCCCACCTCGCCGGAGATGGCCCGTGTGGTGGAGGGCCACATGGCGATGATGTCGGACATCGCCACGACACTGCAGGAGGTCCGCGCCCACCGCCGCCCGGGACTCGCCGACGCCCTCGCACGCATGGAGATCGACGGCGCTGCCCCACCCGAGCCGGACCTGGTCGGCGCGCTCGCCCTGCTCATCGGCGGCGGCTTCGACACCACCACCGCGCTGACCGCGCACTCCCTGGAGTGGCTGTCCCAGCACCCCGGGGAGCGTGCCCGGCTGAGCGGGGAACGCGACGCCCTGCTGGACACGGCCACCGAGGAGTTCCTGCGCTACTTCACCCCGGCGCCGGGCGACGGACGTACCGTCGCCGAGGACTGCGCGATCGCCGGAACCGAGTTCAAGGAGGGTGACCGGGTCTGGCTGTCCTGGGCGATGGCCAACCGTGACCCGCAGGTCTTCACCGACCCCGACGACGTCGATCTCGCCCGCGGCGGAAACCGGCACACCGCCTTCGGTCTCGGCCTGCACCGCTGCATCGGTTCCAACGTCGCCCGTACGGTCTTCAAGCGGATGCTGATCCAGGTCCTCGACCGTATGCCGGACTTCGTGTGCGACCCCGAGGGCACGGTCCACTACGAGACGATCGGCGTCATCCAGGGCATGCGCCATCTCCCCGCCACGTTCACCCCCGGCCCCCGCCTCGGGCCAGGACTGGCGGAAACCCTGGAGACCCTGCAACAGGCCTGCGACGAACAGGGACTTGCCGAGCCGGTCACGGTCCGCAAAGCGGAGGCGAAGATTCGTTGA
- a CDS encoding ferredoxin: MKVRVDPERCQGHTLCAMHAPKVFELSEIDGHSWPVAEDVPTDQENAVVEAVRSCPERAIGVF; this comes from the coding sequence GTGAAGGTACGCGTCGATCCCGAGCGCTGTCAGGGTCACACCCTGTGCGCCATGCACGCCCCGAAAGTCTTCGAACTGAGCGAGATCGACGGCCACTCCTGGCCGGTCGCCGAGGACGTTCCCACAGACCAGGAGAACGCGGTGGTCGAGGCCGTCCGCTCCTGTCCCGAACGCGCGATCGGCGTGTTCTGA
- a CDS encoding ABC transporter substrate-binding protein: MRRLLIGAVTATAILLTGCSTRSGDAPSTGNPGKTSSTAQGGGARSGFGTLKGVCGPGTAKPSSVQGVTADKIQVGVLSDIGFTKNSDFVDAAKVFTSWCNDAGGINGRDLAPVTRDTKLMEARQRVLEACKADFALVGGGAALDSLGVQDRLKCLLPNFPAQSSQIGAIGSDLQALASGPTAGYFQYAGYYSWLLKDKYPDSAQKVGIIAGDSPVTKALAAQFKEAVAGLGGKASYSDLYPTAGVSDWTPYAQSIKKEGVKGLVFLGDFPSLAKLEQALTNIGYTPDWIDANSNAYGPAFLSLAGPALAKQHNYAELFATAPLESAADNPAVQQVIDLFKKYAPGKQVTYPVLRAFSAWLLFATSAHDCANLTRKCVYDNAMKNTDWAAGGLQAPFDLTSKTPPKCYSIVEATSKGWQAADFKPDQGAYRCDAPTYKYKGNYGAPATLASVGKSLSDLK, translated from the coding sequence ATGCGAAGACTCCTGATCGGCGCGGTCACCGCGACCGCGATCCTGCTGACCGGGTGTTCCACCCGTTCCGGCGACGCTCCGAGCACCGGCAACCCGGGGAAGACGAGTTCCACCGCCCAGGGCGGCGGCGCGAGATCCGGCTTCGGCACTCTGAAGGGCGTCTGTGGTCCCGGCACCGCCAAGCCCTCGTCCGTCCAGGGCGTCACAGCCGACAAGATCCAGGTCGGCGTCCTCTCCGACATCGGCTTCACCAAGAACTCCGATTTCGTGGACGCCGCCAAGGTGTTCACGTCCTGGTGCAACGACGCGGGTGGCATCAACGGCCGCGACCTCGCCCCCGTCACCCGCGACACGAAGCTGATGGAGGCCCGCCAGCGGGTGCTGGAGGCCTGCAAGGCGGACTTCGCACTCGTAGGTGGCGGCGCCGCGCTGGACAGTCTCGGCGTACAGGACCGGCTGAAGTGCCTGCTGCCCAACTTCCCCGCCCAGTCGAGCCAGATCGGCGCGATCGGCTCCGACCTCCAGGCGCTCGCCTCCGGCCCCACCGCCGGGTACTTCCAGTACGCCGGCTACTACTCCTGGCTGCTGAAGGACAAGTACCCTGACTCGGCGCAGAAGGTCGGCATCATCGCGGGTGACTCTCCCGTCACCAAGGCCCTGGCCGCCCAGTTCAAGGAGGCCGTCGCAGGTCTCGGCGGCAAGGCCTCCTACAGCGACCTGTACCCGACGGCCGGCGTCTCCGACTGGACCCCCTACGCCCAGTCGATCAAGAAGGAGGGCGTCAAGGGGCTTGTGTTCCTGGGCGACTTCCCGAGCCTCGCCAAACTGGAGCAGGCGCTCACGAACATCGGCTACACCCCCGACTGGATCGACGCCAACAGCAACGCCTACGGTCCCGCGTTCCTGTCACTGGCCGGTCCCGCACTGGCCAAGCAGCACAACTACGCCGAACTGTTCGCCACCGCCCCGCTGGAGAGCGCCGCCGACAACCCGGCCGTCCAGCAGGTGATCGACCTGTTCAAGAAGTACGCCCCCGGCAAGCAGGTCACCTACCCCGTCCTGCGCGCCTTCTCCGCCTGGCTGTTGTTCGCCACGTCCGCACACGACTGCGCGAACCTCACCCGTAAATGCGTGTACGACAACGCCATGAAGAACACCGACTGGGCCGCGGGCGGACTGCAGGCCCCCTTCGACCTCACCTCGAAGACGCCGCCCAAGTGCTACTCCATCGTCGAGGCGACCAGCAAGGGCTGGCAGGCGGCCGACTTCAAGCCGGACCAGGGCGCCTACCGCTGTGACGCTCCCACCTACAAGTACAAGGGCAACTACGGCGCGCCGGCCACCCTGGCGAGCGTCGGCAAGTCCCTGTCCGACCTGAAATGA
- a CDS encoding CaiB/BaiF CoA transferase family protein, which yields MKPLEGIRVIEAAMYGFVPSAGAVLADWGADVIKVEHAVTGDPQRGLRQTGSFRVEGDPNPNVAHANRGKRSLGLDMSRPDGLEVLHELVKGADVFLTSFMPASRARLGIDVDDIRAVNPRIVYARGSAMGPRGPESGKGGYDMTAFWSRAGTAASITPPGTEGMISPPGPAYGDTVSGTNLAGGIAAALLRRERTGETSVVDVSLLGSGLWALGHSIALSLHLDRAWEGVTPSAHGSPANPLSGLYRTSDGRYIAFVMLQPAKFWPNVCRCIGRPELADDPRFATAETIAEHTADAVKILREVIASRTLTEWSADLAALDGPWAPVQDTLQAAADHQVRANGYIGRAGDLELVSSPVQFDVEDTRLGSAPEFAAQTEEILGELGYDWDRILALKASGAIT from the coding sequence GTGAAGCCACTTGAAGGAATCCGCGTCATCGAGGCCGCCATGTACGGCTTCGTACCCTCGGCCGGAGCGGTGCTCGCCGACTGGGGCGCCGATGTGATCAAGGTCGAACACGCCGTCACCGGCGACCCCCAGCGCGGACTGCGCCAGACCGGCTCGTTCCGCGTCGAGGGCGACCCCAACCCCAACGTCGCCCACGCCAACCGTGGCAAGCGCTCCCTCGGCCTGGACATGTCCCGTCCCGACGGCCTTGAGGTGCTCCACGAACTGGTGAAGGGCGCCGACGTCTTCCTCACCAGCTTCATGCCCGCCTCCCGCGCCCGCCTTGGCATCGACGTCGACGACATCCGGGCCGTCAACCCGCGCATCGTCTACGCCCGCGGCAGCGCCATGGGCCCGCGCGGCCCCGAGTCAGGCAAGGGCGGTTACGACATGACCGCCTTCTGGTCGCGGGCCGGCACGGCCGCGAGCATCACCCCGCCCGGCACCGAAGGCATGATCAGCCCGCCCGGCCCCGCCTACGGCGACACCGTCTCCGGCACCAACCTCGCCGGTGGCATCGCCGCCGCCCTGCTGCGCCGCGAACGCACCGGCGAGACCTCCGTCGTGGACGTCTCCCTGCTCGGCAGCGGTCTGTGGGCACTGGGCCACTCCATCGCCCTCTCTCTGCATCTCGACCGGGCCTGGGAGGGTGTGACGCCCAGCGCGCACGGCTCACCCGCCAACCCGCTCTCGGGGCTCTACCGCACATCCGACGGCCGCTACATCGCCTTCGTCATGCTCCAGCCGGCGAAGTTCTGGCCGAACGTGTGCCGTTGCATCGGCCGGCCCGAACTCGCCGACGACCCGCGGTTCGCCACCGCCGAAACCATCGCCGAACACACCGCGGACGCCGTGAAGATCCTCCGAGAGGTCATCGCGAGCCGCACCCTGACCGAGTGGTCGGCGGACCTCGCCGCACTCGACGGCCCCTGGGCACCCGTCCAGGACACCCTGCAGGCCGCCGCCGACCACCAGGTCCGTGCCAACGGCTACATCGGACGCGCCGGCGACCTCGAACTCGTCTCCAGCCCCGTCCAGTTCGACGTCGAGGACACCCGCCTCGGCTCCGCCCCCGAGTTCGCCGCCCAGACCGAGGAGATCCTCGGCGAACTCGGCTACGACTGGGACCGCATCCTCGCCCTCAAGGCGAGCGGCGCGATCACCTGA